A single window of Methanoculleus oceani DNA harbors:
- a CDS encoding RtcB family protein, protein MLEGINMIGDLEWEVPIGYVPDMRVPGRFFLSRALAETLEEGAVRQLANVATLPGIVKHSLAMPDIHWGYGFPIGGVAAFDMTEGVISPGGVGFDINCGVRLIATPLTEADLAGKKRELIERLFSAVPTGVGAKSALRVSNKDLTAVMVDGARWAVERGFGTGADLVRCEAEGAMPGADPDAVSAKARQRGVPQIGTLGAGNHFLEVQVAREIVDPEAAKVFGIAEGQVCFMVHCGSRGLGHQVATDHLRTLESALAGYRIHLPDRQLACAPIDSPEGRAYYGGMVCAANYAWANRQVIMHEAKKVFAELFGIDYDAMRLIYDVAHNVAKFERHDVDGASTEVCVHRKGATRAFGPGAPGIPREYAGVGQPVIIPGSMGTSSFLLHGTTTAMQKTWGSTCHGAGRVLSRSKAKKEVRGKELREHLAGEGILVRAHSDSALAEEAPEVYKPSREVVRVVHEAGLSNIVVRLEPLGVIKG, encoded by the coding sequence ATGCTTGAAGGAATCAATATGATCGGAGACCTCGAATGGGAGGTTCCCATTGGATACGTCCCCGATATGCGGGTGCCCGGACGTTTCTTCCTCTCCCGGGCGCTGGCGGAGACCCTCGAGGAAGGGGCCGTCCGCCAGCTCGCGAACGTCGCGACGCTCCCCGGGATCGTGAAGCATTCGCTTGCCATGCCCGATATCCACTGGGGATACGGGTTCCCCATCGGCGGTGTCGCCGCATTCGACATGACCGAGGGGGTCATCTCTCCCGGCGGGGTCGGGTTCGACATCAACTGCGGCGTCCGGCTGATCGCGACGCCCCTGACCGAGGCCGATCTCGCCGGCAAGAAACGCGAACTGATCGAGAGGCTCTTTAGCGCCGTGCCTACCGGTGTCGGTGCAAAAAGCGCCCTGCGGGTCTCGAACAAGGATCTGACCGCGGTCATGGTCGACGGCGCACGGTGGGCGGTTGAACGCGGGTTCGGCACCGGGGCGGACCTCGTCCGGTGCGAGGCGGAAGGCGCGATGCCGGGCGCAGATCCCGACGCGGTCAGTGCCAAAGCCCGCCAGCGGGGCGTGCCGCAGATCGGGACACTCGGCGCGGGAAACCACTTCCTGGAGGTCCAGGTGGCGAGGGAGATCGTCGATCCCGAAGCGGCGAAGGTCTTTGGGATCGCCGAGGGGCAGGTCTGTTTCATGGTCCACTGCGGCTCACGGGGTCTCGGCCACCAGGTCGCCACCGATCACCTGCGGACGCTCGAGAGTGCGCTCGCCGGATACCGGATACACCTCCCCGACCGGCAGCTTGCCTGCGCCCCGATCGATTCCCCGGAAGGCCGCGCCTACTACGGCGGCATGGTCTGCGCCGCAAACTATGCCTGGGCAAACCGGCAGGTCATCATGCACGAGGCCAAAAAAGTGTTCGCGGAGCTCTTCGGGATCGACTACGATGCGATGCGGCTCATCTACGACGTCGCGCATAACGTCGCCAAGTTCGAGCGCCACGACGTCGACGGCGCGTCGACGGAGGTCTGTGTCCACCGCAAAGGCGCGACGCGGGCGTTCGGTCCCGGAGCCCCGGGCATTCCCCGGGAGTATGCCGGGGTCGGGCAGCCGGTGATCATCCCCGGGAGCATGGGGACGTCCTCCTTCCTCCTCCACGGCACGACGACCGCGATGCAGAAGACCTGGGGGAGCACCTGCCACGGAGCGGGGAGAGTGCTCAGCCGGTCGAAGGCGAAGAAAGAGGTCCGCGGGAAGGAACTCCGGGAGCACCTCGCAGGAGAAGGCATCCTGGTGCGCGCTCACAGCGACTCCGCCCTCGCGGAGGAGGCGCCCGAAGTCTACAAGCCGAGCCGGGAAGTAGTGCGCGTCGTGCACGAAGCGGGCCTCTCGAATATCGTCGTCCGGCTGGAACCGCTCGGGGTGATCAAGGGGTGA
- a CDS encoding biotin--[acetyl-CoA-carboxylase] ligase — MKDTAINVLKILEESPGPVSGERIAEQLGVTRSAVWKQIRELRRLGYGISSSRAEGYRLETKTDRLLPYEIHKQLRTRFIGRQIRHFDRTASTGWIGKKLAEETDPERLHGMVIIAEEQTGGVGRLGRAWVSPAGGIWATILLKPKIPFDHLFMITMAGAVAIARAIRKEYDISALIKWPNDIFVGDKKVAGLLLELTAEADTVHYGLLGIGIDANISLDELSPNLRDTVTSLQAEVGREVDRVALLARVLREFELRYQQLEDGEYDPIIREWKSLSLTLDHRVAIKTINKTFSGEAIDIDEHGALIIRKDNGKIERVIAGDCFQL; from the coding sequence ATGAAGGATACGGCAATCAACGTACTGAAGATTCTCGAAGAATCGCCCGGCCCGGTATCGGGCGAACGGATTGCAGAGCAGCTGGGCGTCACCCGATCGGCCGTCTGGAAACAGATACGCGAACTCCGGAGGCTGGGATACGGCATATCGTCGTCACGGGCGGAAGGCTACCGCCTCGAGACGAAGACCGACAGGCTCCTTCCGTACGAGATCCACAAGCAGCTCCGCACCCGCTTTATCGGGAGACAGATCCGCCACTTCGACCGCACCGCCTCCACGGGCTGGATCGGGAAGAAACTCGCCGAAGAGACCGATCCCGAAAGACTGCACGGCATGGTGATCATCGCCGAAGAGCAGACCGGCGGGGTGGGCAGACTCGGACGCGCCTGGGTCTCGCCTGCGGGGGGTATCTGGGCCACCATTCTCTTAAAACCGAAGATCCCGTTCGACCACCTCTTCATGATCACCATGGCCGGGGCGGTCGCGATTGCCCGTGCCATCCGGAAGGAGTACGACATCAGTGCGCTGATCAAGTGGCCCAACGACATCTTCGTCGGGGATAAGAAGGTTGCCGGGTTGCTCCTGGAACTCACTGCCGAGGCGGATACCGTGCACTACGGCCTCCTCGGGATCGGGATCGATGCGAATATCTCTCTCGACGAACTCTCGCCGAACCTGAGGGATACGGTGACCTCGCTCCAGGCGGAGGTCGGCCGCGAGGTCGACCGCGTGGCGCTTCTCGCCCGGGTCCTGCGGGAGTTCGAACTGCGCTACCAGCAGCTCGAGGACGGAGAGTACGATCCCATCATCCGCGAGTGGAAGAGCCTCTCCCTGACGCTCGACCACCGGGTGGCCATCAAGACCATCAACAAGACCTTTTCGGGAGAGGCCATCGATATCGATGAGCACGGCGCCCTGATCATCCGCAAGGACAACGGGAAGATCGAGCGGGTCATCGCGGGCGACTGTTTCCAGCTCTAA
- a CDS encoding preprotein translocase subunit SecD: MNREAIKTLIKDWRIALLLLLVVGSLVSIYLAPPSPERGLEGNLQFGLDLEGGSWLQMEFQSVVVAYSTDGSVDDLIQDLRTGLEAEVIQIDQNHLEIRKSVSRADLEPIFAESGASIVTYQEGVSPFTADDVKRILNEKVNALGMQDARINLLTPTGSEYPQYVRIELAGVDMATAQEIVGKQGMFEIRVQTTGNETEHVLYGDQITSVGVPQREPGTQQWGVSFTFSETGAQAFREAALASGAVDNPEDHHLVMILDNETVYSAPLAGTLVTELRSGPVRSLSASTGTGDAGLEDAMTLEIHLRAGALPVKVDIVGSGSVPAALGEQFKMTVVIAGLLALLTVGVVVYYRYREPAIVLPMVAINLAEIIILLGIARFIIQLDLATIAGLIAVVGTGIDQLVIITDEVLHEGRVPSPNLYMKRYGRAFGIIAVAAATVFIAMLPLALMDLSTLRGFAIITILGVLIGILVTRPAYGKIIMAILSK; the protein is encoded by the coding sequence ATGAACCGCGAAGCCATCAAGACCCTCATCAAAGATTGGCGGATTGCCCTGCTGCTCCTGCTGGTCGTCGGCTCCCTCGTAAGCATCTACCTCGCTCCCCCGAGTCCGGAGAGAGGGCTTGAGGGGAACCTCCAGTTCGGCCTCGACCTTGAGGGCGGCTCGTGGCTGCAGATGGAGTTCCAGTCCGTGGTCGTTGCCTATTCGACCGACGGATCGGTCGACGACCTCATACAGGACCTGCGCACAGGCCTCGAGGCGGAGGTCATCCAGATCGACCAGAACCATCTCGAGATCCGAAAGAGCGTCTCGCGTGCCGACCTTGAACCGATCTTTGCGGAATCGGGCGCCTCGATCGTCACCTACCAGGAGGGCGTATCGCCGTTCACCGCAGACGATGTAAAAAGGATCCTCAACGAGAAGGTGAACGCCCTCGGGATGCAGGACGCGAGGATCAACCTGCTCACCCCGACGGGAAGCGAGTATCCGCAGTACGTGCGGATAGAACTTGCCGGCGTGGATATGGCGACGGCGCAGGAGATCGTCGGCAAACAGGGCATGTTCGAGATCCGGGTCCAGACGACCGGGAACGAGACCGAGCACGTCCTCTACGGGGACCAGATCACCAGCGTCGGCGTTCCGCAGAGGGAACCCGGGACCCAGCAATGGGGCGTCTCGTTCACGTTCTCCGAGACGGGTGCCCAGGCCTTCCGCGAGGCCGCCCTCGCATCCGGAGCGGTCGACAACCCTGAAGATCACCACCTCGTGATGATCCTCGATAACGAGACCGTCTACAGCGCCCCCCTCGCCGGGACCCTTGTGACGGAGCTCCGCTCGGGCCCGGTCAGGTCGCTCTCGGCAAGCACCGGGACCGGCGATGCCGGGCTCGAGGATGCGATGACGCTCGAGATCCACCTGCGGGCAGGTGCCCTGCCGGTGAAGGTGGATATCGTCGGGTCGGGTTCCGTCCCGGCGGCGCTCGGCGAACAGTTCAAGATGACGGTCGTCATTGCCGGGCTGCTCGCGCTGCTCACGGTAGGGGTCGTCGTCTACTACCGCTACCGCGAACCTGCGATTGTTCTCCCGATGGTCGCGATCAACCTTGCAGAGATCATCATCCTGCTCGGGATCGCTCGATTCATCATCCAGCTCGATCTCGCCACCATCGCCGGCCTGATAGCGGTGGTGGGTACCGGCATCGACCAGCTCGTCATCATCACGGACGAGGTTCTCCACGAAGGGCGTGTCCCGTCGCCGAACCTCTATATGAAGCGGTACGGGCGGGCGTTCGGCATCATCGCCGTGGCGGCGGCGACGGTCTTCATCGCCATGCTCCCGCTGGCGCTGATGGATCTCTCCACTCTTCGGGGCTTTGCCATCATCACCATACTCGGGGTCCTGATCGGCATCCTGGTCACGAGGCCCGCGTACGGAAAGATAATCATGGCGATCCTCTCAAAATAA
- a CDS encoding ATP-binding cassette domain-containing protein — protein sequence MRVDLEDLRFSRGSFTLRGSGTFEEGVHLVSGPVGSGKSTLALLLAELLRPASGAVRRHNVASALLLLQFPEHQITCPTVAEEVRSWGLSPEDVLARADLPARAGDDPFHLSRGELRRLTLACAVMQNPDLLMLDEPFSSLDCTAKREACRMIEEREEGITIIFSHERAVLPRVNAVWEMEDGVLTARGSVPDAIPSWRHAPPYLAYALREGARPENIRLSDAREALCRIRG from the coding sequence GTGAGGGTCGACCTCGAGGATCTCCGCTTCTCCCGCGGTTCGTTCACCCTCCGGGGCAGCGGAACCTTTGAAGAGGGCGTGCACCTGGTCAGCGGGCCGGTGGGAAGCGGGAAATCGACGCTCGCTCTCCTGCTTGCCGAACTGCTCCGTCCCGCGAGCGGCGCCGTCCGGCGGCACAATGTTGCATCGGCGCTGCTCCTGCTGCAGTTCCCCGAACACCAGATCACCTGCCCGACCGTGGCCGAGGAGGTCCGTTCCTGGGGGCTTTCCCCGGAGGACGTGCTCGCGCGGGCGGACCTCCCGGCGCGCGCCGGCGACGACCCGTTCCACCTCTCCCGCGGTGAACTCCGGAGGCTGACCCTGGCCTGCGCCGTCATGCAAAACCCGGACCTGCTGATGCTGGACGAACCGTTCAGTTCTCTCGACTGCACCGCGAAGAGGGAGGCCTGCAGGATGATCGAGGAGAGGGAAGAGGGCATCACCATCATCTTCTCGCACGAGCGCGCGGTCCTGCCCCGGGTGAATGCCGTCTGGGAAATGGAGGATGGAGTCCTGACTGCCCGCGGCAGCGTGCCCGACGCGATCCCCTCCTGGCGGCACGCCCCGCCGTACCTCGCGTATGCCCTGAGAGAGGGTGCCCGCCCGGAGAACATCAGGCTTTCCGACGCCCGGGAGGCGCTATGCAGGATCCGCGGCTGA
- a CDS encoding ATP-binding cassette domain-containing protein, translating to MIRISCLRHRIVEIPDLTVDARHIAVIGPNGSGKTTLLSVCSGIEEPGAGTVRLLGRPPSAVKVGWVGEFPDRTLLFSRVYDEIASTPRFRHYPCPETDERVRAAAARVGISHLLDAKVSAISGGEKALVALAAACAGDPEVLVLDEADSHLDAVTAERVRRVVQESTAAHVLWCTQSMDAAAGADYVIFMENGLVRHHGTPEEVFSALEETCFYPTMWRVCR from the coding sequence ATGATCCGCATCTCCTGCCTCCGGCACCGAATCGTCGAGATCCCCGACCTTACGGTAGATGCGCGCCACATCGCCGTTATCGGGCCGAACGGGAGCGGCAAGACGACGCTTCTTTCAGTCTGCTCCGGCATCGAGGAGCCCGGCGCTGGAACGGTCCGGCTCCTCGGCCGTCCGCCGTCCGCCGTGAAGGTCGGGTGGGTGGGGGAGTTCCCCGACCGGACGCTCCTCTTCTCCCGGGTCTACGACGAGATCGCGTCGACTCCCCGGTTCCGCCACTACCCCTGCCCCGAGACGGACGAGCGGGTCAGGGCGGCCGCAGCCCGGGTCGGTATTTCGCACCTCCTCGATGCGAAGGTCTCGGCCATCTCCGGGGGCGAGAAGGCCCTCGTCGCGCTGGCTGCGGCCTGTGCCGGCGATCCCGAGGTGCTCGTCCTGGACGAGGCCGACTCGCACCTGGATGCCGTGACGGCGGAGCGCGTCCGGCGGGTCGTGCAGGAGAGCACCGCAGCCCACGTGCTCTGGTGCACGCAGTCGATGGATGCCGCGGCAGGGGCGGACTACGTCATCTTCATGGAGAACGGTCTCGTCCGGCACCACGGCACGCCGGAAGAGGTCTTCTCCGCGCTCGAGGAGACGTGCTTTTATCCCACGATGTGGAGGGTTTGCCGGTGA
- a CDS encoding archease, which translates to MSFEELEHTADVLMRVRGADLAEIFADAGRAMFHVMYGPCEDRGIERQFSLEAENLESLLIDYLSELLFITDVENIVFCSFDVDIRGTRLSAVLRGEPFDPARHSAGSLVKGVSYFGLEIVKEEEGYVVEIIFDI; encoded by the coding sequence ATGAGTTTTGAAGAGCTGGAACACACCGCCGACGTCCTCATGCGGGTGCGGGGCGCGGACTTGGCCGAGATCTTTGCCGATGCAGGCCGGGCCATGTTCCACGTGATGTACGGACCCTGCGAGGACCGGGGCATCGAACGGCAGTTCTCCCTTGAGGCGGAGAACCTTGAATCCCTTCTCATCGATTACCTCTCGGAACTGCTCTTCATCACCGATGTCGAGAACATCGTCTTCTGCTCCTTCGACGTCGATATCCGGGGCACCCGCCTCTCCGCCGTTCTCAGGGGCGAGCCCTTCGACCCTGCACGGCACTCCGCGGGATCGCTCGTCAAGGGCGTGTCGTACTTCGGGCTCGAAATCGTTAAAGAAGAAGAGGGCTATGTGGTGGAGATCATCTTCGATATCTGA
- a CDS encoding thioredoxin family protein, which yields MEKPVLMDFFAEWCGPCHQQTPIIDELKAKMGDRVDIRKIDVGVDSEQTRQYAAKYDIQFVPTLVIEKADGTLVRKLVGVQDLGTLEGILKPLVEP from the coding sequence ATGGAAAAACCGGTTTTAATGGACTTTTTTGCCGAGTGGTGCGGTCCGTGCCACCAGCAGACGCCAATCATCGACGAGCTCAAAGCAAAGATGGGCGACCGGGTCGATATCAGAAAGATCGATGTCGGTGTCGATTCCGAACAGACGCGGCAGTACGCCGCGAAGTACGACATCCAGTTCGTACCGACGCTCGTCATCGAGAAGGCGGACGGGACTCTCGTCCGGAAACTGGTAGGAGTCCAGGACCTCGGTACGCTTGAGGGCATCCTGAAGCCTCTGGTGGAACCGTGA
- a CDS encoding DUF2111 domain-containing protein: MNSRDTTMEQYIISVSSSARDLAPVMLCLHDLLGRLPVTARSRDHPGVRIEGGKVIDEAYTGPVLEEVLAENATLRVRPPNGPYKGIPVVVAPVRGDDGRPIGAIGIVDVTGIFDLAGFMEQHADIRKQVCGEDPCPLPTESPAAKR, from the coding sequence ATGAACAGTAGGGATACGACCATGGAGCAATACATCATCTCTGTCTCTTCGAGCGCGCGCGATCTCGCTCCCGTCATGCTCTGCCTCCATGATCTGCTTGGCCGTCTGCCCGTCACGGCCCGATCCCGCGACCATCCCGGAGTCCGGATCGAGGGCGGGAAGGTCATCGACGAGGCCTATACGGGTCCCGTCCTCGAGGAGGTCCTGGCTGAGAATGCCACGTTGAGGGTCAGGCCCCCGAACGGGCCTTACAAGGGCATCCCGGTAGTGGTGGCGCCGGTGAGGGGCGACGACGGCAGGCCCATCGGCGCAATCGGCATCGTCGATGTGACCGGCATCTTTGATCTGGCGGGTTTTATGGAGCAGCACGCGGATATCCGGAAGCAGGTCTGCGGCGAGGATCCGTGTCCGCTCCCGACTGAGTCGCCTGCAGCGAAAAGGTAA
- a CDS encoding aldolase, which translates to MLDREFERIGKRLFQEGLVGANFGNMSVRGEDGFFITRTGAYLDAGEMPVHVPDAGDAPREASSEYRVHRAVYRETPHSAIVHAHPVHAVAASLDADLVRPADSEGGMLCPEIPVVTGSPGTDEIAENVAGALRDGHIVIVRGHGTFTAGKTLDEAYIYTSIGEYACRILFLSGRLRGVL; encoded by the coding sequence ATGCTGGATCGGGAGTTCGAACGGATAGGAAAGCGGCTCTTCCAGGAAGGGCTGGTCGGAGCGAATTTCGGAAATATGAGCGTGCGGGGCGAGGACGGGTTCTTCATCACCCGGACCGGCGCGTACCTCGACGCGGGGGAGATGCCGGTCCATGTGCCGGATGCGGGCGACGCCCCGCGCGAGGCCTCGAGCGAGTACCGGGTCCACCGGGCGGTCTACCGGGAGACGCCCCATTCTGCGATCGTCCACGCCCACCCGGTCCACGCCGTCGCCGCCTCGCTTGATGCCGATCTCGTCCGGCCGGCCGACAGCGAGGGGGGGATGCTCTGTCCGGAGATCCCGGTCGTCACCGGGAGCCCGGGGACCGACGAGATCGCAGAGAACGTCGCCGGGGCGCTCCGCGACGGCCACATCGTCATCGTCCGGGGACACGGGACGTTTACAGCCGGAAAAACGCTCGACGAGGCGTATATCTACACCTCGATCGGCGAGTACGCCTGCCGGATCCTCTTTCTATCGGGGAGGCTTCGGGGGGTTCTGTAA
- a CDS encoding energy-coupling factor transporter transmembrane protein EcfT, which translates to MQDPRLRLLATVLLSAAAFASTAGAVAALVWWLLFTPRTKALPQPGVFLPLVGMIAVTALVSAWGGGPGLSYFIRMTVLLLLAAWAYTATEEGEVLGVAVWALGNRVGFEVGLIAEMGLTGLAVIRQEIDQLRIAMALKGIRPGVRSIVPLAVTLIVTQIRRADEIARLLVVRGYTIGGRICPRFEADPRDVLACITAGIPGFLSCLPLRDVFILVG; encoded by the coding sequence ATGCAGGATCCGCGGCTGAGGCTGCTCGCCACCGTGCTCCTCTCGGCGGCCGCGTTTGCGAGCACGGCGGGAGCCGTCGCCGCCCTGGTCTGGTGGCTGCTCTTTACCCCGCGCACGAAGGCCCTCCCGCAGCCGGGGGTGTTTCTCCCCCTCGTCGGGATGATCGCCGTAACGGCGCTCGTCTCGGCGTGGGGGGGCGGCCCGGGGCTCTCTTACTTCATCAGGATGACCGTGCTCCTTCTCCTCGCCGCGTGGGCGTATACCGCGACGGAGGAAGGCGAGGTGCTCGGCGTGGCGGTCTGGGCCCTCGGGAACCGGGTGGGGTTCGAGGTGGGGCTCATCGCCGAGATGGGACTTACGGGTCTTGCCGTGATCCGGCAGGAGATCGACCAGCTGCGGATTGCAATGGCGCTGAAGGGAATCCGGCCCGGTGTGCGCTCGATCGTGCCGCTCGCCGTCACCCTTATCGTCACCCAGATCAGGAGGGCCGACGAGATTGCCCGGCTGCTCGTGGTACGGGGATACACGATCGGGGGGCGGATATGCCCCCGATTTGAAGCGGATCCACGGGACGTCCTGGCTTGCATAACGGCCGGAATACCCGGGTTTTTATCCTGTCTGCCTCTTCGCGACGTTTTTATATTAGTAGGATGA
- a CDS encoding biotin transporter BioY gives MVDMMHRARILAYSGTFIALIAAGSWISIPLPPVPLTLQTLFVLLSGIVMKRYAVIPVALYVLLGAAGLPVFHNGTAGLGVLLGPTGGFLAGFIPSALVVGLAYEHESPKSRVAGLIAATCVTYVFGVAWLAWSASLSLPQAILVGVAPFVVGAVVKVAAAYAIGKRVA, from the coding sequence ATGGTTGACATGATGCACCGAGCCCGGATCCTCGCTTACAGTGGTACGTTCATCGCGCTGATCGCCGCCGGGAGCTGGATATCCATCCCGCTGCCCCCGGTCCCGCTTACGCTCCAGACCCTCTTCGTGCTTCTCTCCGGGATTGTCATGAAGCGGTATGCGGTGATCCCCGTCGCCCTCTACGTCCTCCTCGGGGCGGCCGGCCTCCCGGTCTTTCATAACGGTACGGCCGGCCTCGGGGTGCTCCTCGGCCCCACGGGGGGGTTTCTGGCCGGCTTTATCCCCTCCGCCCTCGTCGTCGGGCTCGCCTACGAGCATGAATCGCCGAAGTCCCGGGTCGCGGGTCTGATCGCGGCGACCTGTGTAACGTATGTCTTCGGTGTCGCATGGCTCGCCTGGTCGGCGTCGCTCTCGCTTCCCCAGGCAATCCTGGTCGGCGTCGCCCCGTTCGTCGTCGGTGCCGTCGTGAAGGTCGCGGCTGCCTATGCCATAGGAAAGCGGGTGGCATGA
- a CDS encoding DUF2551 domain-containing protein, which produces MRSPYELKKEIEARLKGYLSRDRDGIRHELLNLFVKVKSLTIPQIYEKLQKQFSISYHSIASMVGIIASRIGILHVRRNAEGTNSIYELKDQYVDVVAKILGTT; this is translated from the coding sequence ATGAGATCACCCTATGAGCTCAAAAAAGAGATAGAAGCTCGACTCAAAGGTTATCTCTCACGGGATCGGGACGGAATCCGGCATGAGCTGCTCAACCTGTTCGTAAAGGTAAAATCCCTCACCATACCTCAGATCTACGAGAAGCTGCAGAAGCAGTTCTCAATCAGTTACCACTCCATCGCATCCATGGTCGGCATCATTGCTTCCCGGATAGGGATCCTGCACGTGAGGCGGAACGCTGAGGGGACGAACTCCATCTACGAGCTGAAAGACCAGTACGTGGACGTGGTGGCGAAGATCCTCGGGACAACATAA
- a CDS encoding protein translocase subunit SecF, whose amino-acid sequence MEFVRYDVNKYSPRQMVALPLVLLLLAGVLLGYTMLATGLPLTPGIDFAGGTAVTVFTSDSRETIEANLAGYPLLSVGEGIGDGKYLQFGPMDDARYRSLVTLINEKYPDAKIDQIGETFGKTLQGQAFLALIFSFIGMAVVVLIAFRNLVPAGAVVLSAFADIVVTAGIMQVIGIPLSLGTTAALLMLIGYSVDSDILLTTRLLKRKGKLDEKLTGAFRTGIIMTTTTLAAIAAMWAVSTAGQIQIISEIASVLLIGLVVDMMNTWMLNAGILKEYILRGGKK is encoded by the coding sequence ATGGAATTTGTCAGATACGACGTCAACAAATACTCTCCGCGGCAGATGGTAGCGCTGCCCCTCGTTCTTCTCCTCCTTGCCGGTGTCCTGCTTGGCTACACCATGCTCGCCACCGGCCTGCCCTTAACACCGGGCATCGACTTTGCGGGAGGAACGGCGGTCACCGTCTTCACATCCGACAGCAGGGAGACGATAGAGGCAAACCTCGCCGGATACCCGCTGTTATCGGTGGGTGAGGGGATCGGCGACGGGAAATACCTCCAGTTCGGTCCCATGGACGATGCCCGGTACCGGAGCCTTGTTACGCTCATCAACGAGAAGTACCCCGATGCGAAGATAGACCAGATCGGCGAGACGTTCGGAAAGACGCTCCAGGGCCAGGCCTTTCTTGCCCTGATCTTCTCGTTCATCGGGATGGCCGTCGTCGTCCTCATCGCGTTCCGGAACCTGGTGCCGGCGGGTGCGGTCGTCCTCTCCGCCTTCGCCGACATCGTCGTCACCGCCGGGATCATGCAGGTCATCGGCATCCCGCTCTCCCTCGGGACGACGGCGGCCCTGCTGATGCTGATCGGTTACTCCGTCGACAGCGACATCCTGCTGACCACGCGCCTCTTAAAGCGCAAGGGGAAACTCGACGAGAAACTCACCGGGGCCTTCAGGACCGGGATCATCATGACGACCACGACCCTCGCGGCCATCGCCGCCATGTGGGCCGTCTCCACGGCAGGACAGATCCAGATCATCAGCGAGATCGCAAGCGTCCTCCTCATCGGACTCGTCGTCGACATGATGAACACCTGGATGCTGAACGCCGGAATACTCAAAGAATACATTCTTCGGGGGGGTAAGAAATGA
- the npdG gene encoding NADPH-dependent F420 reductase, which produces MKIGIVGGTGDIGEGMALRLSPKYDVIVGSREEAKAIATCETCRETLQEQGLACSLLGVSNQHAVDEADVVVLAIPFKHAAPTLKTLTGFEEKIVVSPINPIERTTYFYYAPPPEGSAAMMIKGMLPPSATVCAAFNNIAANRWQMLDEELDYSVAVCCDDDGAKQKVMDIINNVSSLRAYDAGPLAAASIVESITPLLLNIARFNKMKDVGVRFV; this is translated from the coding sequence GTGAAGATCGGTATCGTTGGCGGAACCGGCGATATCGGGGAGGGGATGGCGCTCCGGCTCTCTCCGAAGTACGACGTGATCGTGGGGTCCCGCGAGGAGGCAAAGGCTATCGCAACCTGCGAGACCTGCCGGGAGACCCTGCAGGAGCAGGGTCTGGCGTGCAGCCTGCTCGGCGTCTCCAACCAGCACGCGGTCGACGAGGCGGACGTCGTCGTCCTCGCGATACCGTTCAAGCACGCGGCTCCCACCCTGAAGACCCTGACCGGGTTTGAGGAGAAGATCGTCGTCAGCCCCATCAACCCGATCGAGCGGACGACCTACTTCTACTACGCCCCTCCGCCGGAGGGGTCGGCGGCGATGATGATCAAGGGGATGCTTCCTCCGAGCGCGACCGTCTGCGCCGCGTTCAACAACATCGCCGCAAACAGGTGGCAGATGCTCGATGAGGAACTCGACTACTCGGTCGCCGTCTGCTGCGACGACGACGGCGCGAAGCAGAAGGTGATGGATATCATCAACAACGTCTCAAGCCTCCGTGCCTACGATGCGGGGCCGCTTGCGGCCGCATCCATCGTCGAGAGCATCACACCCCTCCTCCTCAACATCGCCCGCTTCAATAAGATGAAGGACGTCGGCGTCAGGTTCGTATAA